DNA from Terriglobus tenax:
AGCGAGTTCAACACCGCCTGCGACTCGCTCATCGCACGCGACGCCAGGATGCGGGCATGCTCCAGCGGCACCGGGTTCCGCTTCTGCGGCATGATGCTGGAGACCTGCACGTATCCATCAGACAAACGCAGGAAACCGAACTCGGCTGTGGACCACAGCAGCATCTCCTGCGCAAAGCGGCCAAAGTTCACCATCAGCGTGGCCAGCACCGAACACGACTCGGTAATGTAATCCACCGCCGCAATCGCGCCGTACGTATTGACCTGCAGACCTTTGAAGCCAAGCAGCTCCGCCGTGCGCTCGCGATGAATCGGAAATCCGGTACCCGTAATCGCGCAGGCTCCAAGCGGTGAACGATTCACGCGGGCATACGCCGCACGGACACGCTCGGTATCGCGCTCCAGCACTTCAACAAAGGCCATCAGGTAGTGCCCCAGCGTCGTCGGCTGCGCCGGCTGGTTGTGTGTATACGCCGGAATCAGCGTCGCACGCTGTTCACTGGCAATCTTCAACAGCGCAGACCGTACCGCGATGCAGGCTTCCGCCACCTCCAGCAGGCGCTTGCGCAGCACCATGCGGTACATCGTCATATCAAGGTCGTTGCGCGAGCGGGCGGTATGAACGCGCCCGGCATCTTCTTCGCCGCAGAGTTCGGCGAGCTTCTTCTCCACCAGGAAGAACAGGTCTTCGACGGATCCGTCATACTTCGCTGCGGCAATCTCTTCCATCGGAAGCAATGCAAGCCCGCGGAAGCAATTGGCCGCCGTCTCCCGCGAGATGATCTTCTGCTCGGCCAGCATCAGCACGTGAGCGTAATCAATCTCCAGCATGGAGGGCAAAAACAAACGTTGCGCGTCATGGAAGACGTGAGAGAGCACCTGTTCACGATAAACGTCTGCCGGAAACTTTGAACTCTTCGAGGATGCCATGATTCCTTTGCTAAATAAGTTGAGGCCGCAGGATGGTTTGCCTGCGGCCCCGGGTTTACATCGTTAGAAACGTACCGCCGCGCCCCACTGGACAATACGCTGTTCCAGTACGCTGCTGCGCTGGGTGGTAACGGCGCCTGTTCCCACGCCGGTGGTAGTATTCACCGCCTGCGTTACCGCCAGTCCGGTGATGTTGTTCGTGTTGGTGATATTGTTCGCTTCCAGGAAGAACGTGGGAGCGAAACGGTCAACAATCTTCGGGAAGGTACGCGTGTAACGCGCATCCACCTGGTAGATCGAGGGGCTGCGGAGCGAGTTCCTACCAACAAAGGCAGGACGCGCCACACCGCTGGTCGCCGTATCACCATAGAAGGTCGTGTTGCTGGCCAGCAACGTTGCCTGGTCACCCGAGGACAGGTTGCCCAGGATAGCCAGCATGTTGTTGTTCGCCAGCAGCCGTCCAACCGGATTGCTGAGGTCAAACTTCGGCTCCAGAACAGCGGACATGTTGAACGCATTCGGACGGTTGACCGAAGCATTGCCGCGATCGAACTTCTTGTTCAGCGTGTTCGAAACACCCAGGTTCTGCTCAAAGGTGTTTACCTCAGGAGCATCCGAGATCACATGCGACCACGTGTAGCTGGCATTGAACTGCATACCGCGCCACGGAGTCATGGTCAGGTTCGTGAACATCGCGTTGTAGCTGGAGTTTGCACCCGACTCGACACGGTTCACCTCGTTGAAGCGTGCATCGTAACGCGTCGTTGCGCTGACCGTGTTGCTGAACGTGGGACGTCCGTCGGCGAGCGTCACTCCCGTCGGAATCACGTTGATGTTGTGACGCCACGGAAGATTACGTCCGTTCGACAGAATGTAGCCGATCGTGGCCGAAATATGGCTGTTGACCTGCTGCGTGATCTGCGCGTTGACGTTCCAGGTGTACTCGTTCTTGATGTTCGGGTTGATGGTCGTTACGTTCTGCGTCGCAACTGAACCGATCGAGGAAGGAATGCTGGGAAAAGCGGGGCGACCAGGAGTACCCGGAGTGCCACCATTGTAGGTAAAGGATGCAACACGGTTGGAGCCATCGAGGTTAAGCGCATTGAACCAAAGGTTCGTCGGCGTCTGCTGGTAGAAGATACCGGCAGAAACCTTGACCACCGTTGTGTCTGAAGCGCGATAGCTGAAGCCGAGACGGGGAGCAAAGTTCGTGTTCGGAATATTGAACTTACGCGAATCCGCATACGGTGCGTTCGCATTGGCCTGAGGCGCACCAAAGCGGTCATACCGCAAACCGTACACCATGGTAAGGCGCGGGCTAAGCTGCCATGTGTCCTGCGCATAACCGCCGTAGAACAGAGAAGCATATCCAACGCCGCTGGCATCGGTCTGGGAAGCGTAGTTTGCATAGCCATACGGATCGGTTCCGTTGCGGGCATTCAGATATGCCTGAACGGTCGCGAAGGTATAGCGATTGAACGATGCGGACCTCTGACGGTTCTGGATCTGCGCCAGTACGAAGCCGGCCTTGAAGGTATGCCGTCCGCGCACGTAGCTGATGTTTTCTGAACCGGAAGGCTGCTTATCCGTGTACTGCGTGCCGGCGCTGCTGGTGTTGCCAAAGGCAGCAATGTTGGTGATCACGATCGCAGGGCCAGTTCCCGCGCTCGCCCCGGCCGTGTACACATTGGCGCGGAAAGGAACCGAGAGACGGAGCTCATTGACCAGGCTGTTGGTCAGTGTAGACACAAGCTGAATGCCAAAAACGTGGGCACGATCCTTATAGTCGGCGTTCGCGCTGGTTGCGTTAATGCCGCCAACCTGCGTGTTCGCCGGGAAGGAGTTCTGGAAGTAGTTATAGCGCATGAAAATGGAATGCTTCGGCGTGATGGTGTAATCCACGCGGGCATCCATAAACTTGCCCTGCAGAGTGCCCTGCCCCGGAACCAGTTCCGAGGCTCCCAGTCCAAGCTGTGCGGCGTTCCCCGCCGTAATGGTCACAGGCGTCGGGCTGCCACGCTTCAGCTGCTCATACGCGCCGAAGAAGAACAGCTTGTCCTTGATCACCGGACCGCCCACATTGAAGGCATGATCTTCCAGGATCAGGTTCGGCTTGGCAGGATTGGTCACCTTGCTTTGTAACAGCGGATAGGCCGTTGCATCCACCCAGCGCTTCACGAACTCATACTTGCCGTGGAACTGGTTCGTACCGGAGTTGGAAATGACGTTGTACACGTCACCCGTCGTCCATCCATACTCAGGAGCAAACGAGTTGGAAACCGTCTGCACTTCCTTCACAAAGATGTTGCCGATCGGGAACAGGCGCAGACCGATACGGTCCGCCTCGGTATTCACCATACCGTCCAGCTGATAGTTGATGCGGTCCATCAGGCCGTTGGTGTTCAGCGTACGCGGAATGCCAAGCTCAGGGTTCGGGTGACCCGAAACGCCCGGCTGGAACACGATGAAGTTGTACGGATTACGCGAGGTCAGCGGCACGTTCTCAACTTCAACAGAGCTGAGCGTGCGCTGCACATTCAGGTTCGTCGGATCGATGGAAGCAATGGAGGCTTCCACCGTCACAGCAGTCGCAGCAGAACCGATCTTCAGGTTGCCATCAATCGCGGCCTCCGTGCCTGCATTCAGGTTTACTCCGGAGACAGTCAACGGTGAAAAGCCATCGGAGGTGATATTGACGGTGTATTCACCCAATGGCAGATTGACCAGAACATAATAACCATCAGAGCCGGTCGTGATCGTACGCGTAAAGCCTACAGACGGATTGGTAACAGTAATCGAAGCGCCAGCAATCGCTGCGCCGCTCGGATCCGCGACTCGACCGCGGATTGTTCCATTGATGGATTGCGACTGAGCGAATGCGGCAGGACTGGAAACCGCCACAGGCGCCAGCATGGCAACCGATAGTAGAACTGATCGAACCCGATGAGTTCTCATTATTTTTGACCCTCCCCGAATAGCAACTGACCTTTTGAATTGGAATCATGTACTGCGCTCCCGGAAGCGACTACTCTTCCGGGAGTTCGTCACTGCCTAGCCCTCACTTCATCCCAGCAGCTTGCCGTCCATCGCCTGCAGCGACAAGGCCACTGAGCCGTAGAGCTGGGCTTCCGGCCCAAGCACACTACATCGCACCTGCGGATGCGGGAAATCGCTCTCCGCAAGCACACCACCTACGGCTTCGCACAACGCCGCATGGGAACCAACACCTCCACCCATCACCACCAGCGATGGGTTGAAAAGCAACGTAATCGTCGCAATGGCGTCACCAAGAATCCGCGCCGTATTCTGCAGCACGGCCTTTGCCTGCGGATTTCCCGTCGCCGCCAATTCAAAAATCTGTGAAGCGCGTAGAGCTCGCAGTTCTGCACTGCCCTGCTTCGTGCGCTCCAGTTCGCTCTGCCACTGCGCTTCAATTCCGGCGCCGCCAATCACGCGCTCCAGTTGACCGGTGCGTCGCATCTCCATCGGCTCACGCGCCATTCCCGGAACACCCAGATAGCCGATTTCACCAGCGCTCCACGCGGAGCCATGATGAATCTGTCCGCCCAGGAAAACGCCGGCGCCCACGCCCGTGCCCATCGCAATGAAGACAAAGTCATCGACATTCTCTGCCGCACCGTGCCAGTGCTCGCCAACTGCGGCAAGATTGGTATCGTTCTCCGCAATCACCTCGAAGCCCAGCTTCTCTTCCAGCAGAGCGCGCAAAGGAACATCATTCCAGTCCGTCAGGTTCGGCGCGGAGAGAACCACACCGCGAGCCACATCCGTCACACCGGGCGCGCCTACGGTCAGGTGCTTCACCTTCTTGAAGGCCACCTTCGCGTCCTCGCACATCTGCTTCAGACCATCGCGCAGCAGCTGGCAAATCGAAGCTGGATCCTTCTCCTTCGCGCCGAGCTTGCAGGCCCACTGTGCGACCGGCTTGCCATCAAGATTGGCCAGCATCATGCGCAGCCGTGTTCCACCAATGTCGGCGCCGGCAACATAAGCATGCTCCGGACGGAAGCGAAGCAGCTCCCCCGGACGGCCTCCCGAGGAGACCCCCTCACCGAGATACTCGATCAGGTCAAGCGCTTCCAGATCAGCAATGGCCGCCGTTACGGTCGGTGCGGAAAGCCCCGACAGGCGAACCAGATCTGCGCGAGAGCATGGAGAATTCTCGCGCACCAATTGAAGAAGAACCCGATTGTTCGCGCGACGCAGATTGGCCGGACGAGAAATACGAAGCTCACGCGAATTAGCAAGCGTTAATGGCATAGCAGGTGTAGGCCCGATTATAAACAAACTTTACAAAGTCGCAAGTGGGTGTTATCAACAAGGACAATCAAAAAAACATCACCAGCAGGCGCGCCGCCTCTCCAGCGCCTCGTCTGTCGAAGGAACGGCTCACAAATGACGAAGTGGAAACACTGCATCTCATATCCCCTGGCCGCTTGGCTTGCGTTCTCTCCCATGTTGGCGGCCGCGCAGCAGCCAGGCCCGCAGCCTCCGTATCTTTCTCCAGAGGCCTACGCGCTTCCTCTGGACCGTGGCGCTTCCGGCCTGTGGCAGTCATTGCAGAAGCTGAAGACACGCGCCAGCCTGATGATGGTCGTTGCCCATCCTGACGACGAAGACGGCGGCATGCTTGCCTATGAAAGCCGTGGCCAGGGCGCGGATACAACCCTGCTCACGCTCAACCGCGGCGAAGGCGGGCAGAATGTGATGACCGGCGACTACTGGGACCAGCTCGGCATCATGCGTACGCAGGAGCTGCTGGCCGCCGGAGCCTACTACGGCGTGCACCAGCGCTGGACCCGCGTCGCTGACTACGGCTTCTCCAAAACTCTGGATGAAGCCCTGAAGAACTGGGGACATGATCGCGTTCTATATGACGTCGTCCGCCAGGTACGCATCACGCGGCCGCTCGTCATCACCAGCGTCTTCGCCGGCAACCTCTCTGACGGTCACGGACATCACCAGACCGCCGGCCTCATGGCGCAGGAGGCCTACAAGCTCGCCGGCGATCCCAACGTCTTTCCTGACCAGATCGCCGCCGGCCTCAAGCCCTGGTCGCCGCTGAAGGTCTACGCGCGCGTTCCCTTTGCCCGCGTCACCGAAAAAGGAATCTTCGACTACGCCACCGGCAAGTGGGAACCTGTTCGCTTCAAGAACTACGTCACCGGTGAGACCATCAACGCCGTCCCCAGCAAAACGCTGGAAATCCCCGAAGGCACCTACAACGCCCTCTTCGCGCGCAACTATCTTGCGGTTGCCCGCGAGGGCCTTGCCAACCAGAAGTCGCAGAACGACGGCGTAGGCATGCCCCTTCCCGGCCAGTTCAACTCGCCCTATCACCTCTACGCCTCGCGCGTCAGCGGAGCCGCTCTGCCCGTGGCCGAGAAGACCTTCTTCGACGGCATCGACATCTCGCTCACCGGCATTGCCGATTACGCTCCCGTCCCTGACCGTCCCAACTGGCGCAAGAGCTTCGACGCACTCACCGTCCTGGTCAATGACGCCATGCAGCGCTTCAACGCCGCCGACCCGTCACAATCCGCCCCTCTGCTCGCGCAGGGACTCGAGATGACTCGTTCGCTGCAGAACCAGGTGAAGAACAGCAATCTCTCCGCAGATGCCCGGTACGACATGCTGCACGAGCTCTCTATCAAGGAAGACCAGTTCAACGACGCGCTTTCGCAGTCGCTCGGCGTCATGCTGGTCGCAACCGTAAACCCGGTTGGTGAAAAGCCGCGCATGGGGCCCTTCGGCGAGCTGCGGGGCAACACCCCCACCTACCAGGTCGCCATCCCCGGCCAGCCCGTCTCAATCAACGTGCATGTGGCCAACCAGGGAGCACAGACCGTGACCGTTGACGATGTTGCCCTGGTCGGCGACAGCGGCGACTGGAAGTGGAAGACCACCGACAAGACCACCACGGCGCTCACCCCCGGTCAGGCTGGCGACCTCACCGTCGAAGGCTCCGTGCCTGAGAATGCCCCGGTCACCAAGCCCTACTTCAGCCGTCCCACGCTGGAGCAGAGCTACTATGACCTGAACAACCCCGCTTATCTTGGCCTTCCCACCATGCCCTACCCTGTCACCGCTCGCCTGCTGTACAGCTATGCCGGCGTGCAGGCCAGCGTTCTCGGCACGGTGCAGACCACGCACCGCATCAACGGCATCGGCCCCGTGCTTGAGCCGCTGATGATCGCTCCCGCCATCTCTGTTCTCGTCTCGCCTGAGGCAGGCGTTATCCCTTCCAGCAGTTCCAGCCTCACCCTGAAGGTCGCTCTTCGCAGCAACGTGAAGGGGCCGGCCGAAGGCGAGGTCGCGCTCAATCTGCCTGACGGCTGGACGTCGTCTCCGCGTACGGCACACTTCTCCACCGCGCGCGACGGCGATGAAAAGAAACTCATCTTCGAGGTCACACCGAAGAACATTCAGCTGAAGCCTTACACCATCACCGCCGTGGCGAAGTATGACGGCAAGGAATACAAGGAAGGCTTCACCACCGTCTCATGGCCTGGCCTGCGTCCGTATCCTTCGTACCGTCCGGCGACATACCGTACCACCGGCGTTGATCTCAAGACGCCGGCGGATCTGAAGATCGGCTACATCATGGGTACCGGAGAAGACGTTCCGGCCTCGCTCAGCGATGTAGGCGTGCAGGTCACGCAGCTCACCGCTGCCGACCTGGCTTCCACCGACCTCAGCAAGTTCGATGCCGTGGTTGTAGGCATTCGCGCCTACGCCAACCGCCCTGACCTGCGTGCCAACAACAATCGCCTGCTGGATTATGTGAATAACGGCGGCACCGTCGTCGTGGAATACCAGACCAACGAGTACGACCACAACTACGGCCCCTATGCCATCTCCGTTCCTTCGGATGCCGAGAAGGTTGTTGACGAAAATTCCAAGGCCACCATCCTCGATGCCGCCGATCCGCTGCTGAACTGGCCTAACAAGATCACCAGCGCGGACTTCGACAACTGGGTAGAAGAACGTGGCCACGGTTTCGCCAGCACCTGGGATCCGAAGTTCACCGCTCTGACGGAGATGCATGACGACGAGCAGGACCCGCAAAAAGGCGGCCTGCTCTACGCCAGGCATGGCAAAGGTCTGTACATCTACACCTCCTTCGCCTTCTTCCGTCAGATTCCCGAGGGCGTCCCCGGCTCCTACCGCATCTACATGAACCTGATCAGCGCTTCCAGGAACCCTGCCTATAAGCCAGCCTCAACTGGCGTGAAAGCCGCTCCGAAGAAAAAACGCTAAACTCATCTGCTTCGCTAAAAAGGCCCTCATCTCTCTGGATGAGGGCCTTTCTCTTGTTCGCTGTTTGCGGTCTTATTTCTTATGCCGCGACAGCAGGGATTCGGACTCCCGGTTCCAGCTCGTAGGAGACAGATACAGCCATCAACACGCGGCGAATCCGAAGTACACAACGGTCAGTCTTGATCATTCCAAAACCAGGCATTTAACCCCCTAACAGATATCTTCGTCCATGCGCAGTTTAGCAGTTGGAGCCAACAGGGACGCCCCGCACATCTGCATCCCAATCTCCTAAAGCTCCGCCGGTTTTTTGCCGATAAGCCGGAAGAACAGCCCCGGCCATGACCGGGAGCGGAGATATATTGCACGCCCCTCTTCCACCTCAGCCAGATCCCCTTCCACAGACGCCGCCGGTTCCGCTGGAGGCTGCCATCGACACATCCATGCGCTTCCTGGCCAGGCAGCCCATCATGTCGGCAAACCGGCATACCTTCGGCTACGAACTCCTGTTTCGCAACAGCTGGGAAAATCGCTTCAGCGGTGAAGGGGAATCCGCCTCAAGCAGCATTGTGGACTGGGCCATCACACATGGCTTTGACTCACTGGTCGGCCCCGCACGCCCCTTCGTCAACTGCACACGCTCTCTCCTGCTCAGTCGGTGCGCGGAGCTGCTGCCCAAAAACACCGTGCTGGAGATACTGGAAACCATTGAAGTCGACGAACAGCTCCTGCAGGCCTGCAGGCGTTACCGCGACCTTGGCTTTACGCTGGCACTGGATGACTACGACTTTCGCGAGCAGTGGGAGCCCCTGCTTGACCTTGTGCACTACATCAAGGTCGACTTCTCGCAAACCAGCTCCGAAGACCGCAGACGACTGATCGCACGCCTCAAAGGCCGCGGCATCCGCTTTCTCGCCGAGCGCATTGAAACGGCCGAAGATCTGCAACTGGCCGTCTCGGAAGGCTTCGAACTGTTCCAGGGCTACTTCTTCATGAAGCCCATCATGACGGCACGACGCGCTCCGGGAAGGTCTATCCATCAGATCCAGTTGCTGGCGGAGATCGGCAAACAGAACCTCGATCTGAACGCGCTGCTGCGCATACTGCGCGCCGAACCCGCCATCTGCTATCGCCTGCTGCGTTACGTCAACTCCGTCTCAATGGCAGTACACAGCACCATCACCGACATCCGCCGCGCCGTTTTGCTCATCGGCACCGAGGAGAGTCGGCGCATCATTCGCACCGCACTGGCGGCGGAACTCGCCCGCGGATCATGCACCGAAGCCATGGAACGCTGCGTCCAGCGGGCACGCTTCTGCGAGCTGCTGGCAGACTGTCTCGGCACACCCTCTGAAGAGCTCTACCTCATGGGCATGCTCTCCGCCGTCATGCCGCTGCTTGATCTCGACCCCAAAGAGGTTGTTGCCAACCTTCCTCTGCGGCCGGAGGTCCTCAACGCCCTGCTCGCACCAGACACCGATGAACCCCACGCCCACGCGCTGACACTCGCCATCGCGTACGAGCACGGAGACTGGGACGCCTTCACACAATATTGCCAGCAGCTTTGCCTCGGCGAAGCCGAGATCGCTGACAAGCACATCTCCGCCGTGCAATGGACCGCCGACATCATGCACCACATCTAGGTGCCCCATGGTGCGATACTTGGAAGCATGGATCGCACCACGGGTAACGCATCGAAGACCAGCACGCGCCGCAGCTTCCTATGGTTGCTCTCCGCGATCGCCATCGCACGTCCAAAGCTGGTCCATGCGCAAACTCCGAATAAGATTCCCGCCTCCATCGTGCCGCAGGATCACCTGCTGCAACCGGAAGCGCTGCAGCAGCAGCTTACCGCGCTGAAAGGCGTGCCCATTCTCCAGGTCGGCTCACACACGCAGTACGACCAGGCCCACATTCCCGGTTCGGAATACATCGGCCTCGTCTCCCAGCCTGCCGGGCAGGATGCCCTGCGCACCCGCGTCAAAGATCTGCCGCGCGACAAAGCCCTTGTCCTCTACTGCGGTTGTTGTCCGTGGGAACGGTGCCCCAACATCGGCGCTGCCTGGACACTGCTTGAGCAGATGGGCTTCCGCAACGTCAAGGTGCTCTACATCGCCAACAACTTCGGCGCGGACTGGGTCCAGAAACACTACCCGGTCGAGCCCGCACAGTAAGTTCTTCCAGAGGAAATCTCTCTTATGCGCACGAAAGCTCTTACCCTCGCTCTCGCCATCATGCTGGGCGCAGTGGCCACACGCGCGGAATCCCCGCTGGTCAACCACGCCGCTCCCGCCTTCTCAAAGACTGACCTCACGCAGAAGTCCGTCAGCCTTGCCAAGTACAAGGGCAAGGTCGTCCTGCTCAACTTCTGGGCCACCTGGTGCGCTCCCTGCCAGGCGGAGATTCCGAAGTTCGCCGCATGGCAGACCCAGTACGGCCCGCAAGGCTTCCAGGTTCTCGGCGTCTCCATGGACGACGAAGACGCTCCCGTGAAAAAGCTCGTTCCCAGGCTGAAGGTCAACTATCCCGTCGTCATGGGCGACGCCCGGATGGGCAAAGCCTACGGCGGCGTGCTCGGCCTTCCGGTCACCTTCCTCATCGACCGCAACGGCACCGTCCGCGAACGCTTCGACGGCGAAGCCAACCTTCAGGCCATGGAACAGCACGTCCAGCAGCTGCTGAAGAAGTAACTTTCATTCCCGCCAACCTCGATATCCCCATTCTTTGGCAAAAGCCGAAGGGTGGGGTATCGAGCGCAGCGAGACCGCTTCTCATCCTGTAATCCCGACCGAAGCTCACAGCGCTTAGTAGAGGAACCTGCTACCCAATCACAACCGTAGGCTGAATCAGCGTTCCGGCAACCCGCTTGCCGATGGCGATAATATGCCGCTGCCCCTCAAACACCTTCACCAGCGGCGCATTGGAGAACTCCGGCAGATTCACGGTCATACCGTTGCGCAGTCTCCCCGCCGTCGCCATGTCCGCCGTCACCGACGGCATCTCCGGCAAAATTGTCCGCGGATGCGGCAATGCCGCCTCAAGCTCCCCGGTTGCCGCAAGCTCGTCCATCCGCTCCAGCGTCATCGTCTGCTCCAGCGTAAACACGCCCGCCTTCGTGCGGCGAAGCTCCGTCAGGTGAGCTCCACATCCAGCCAGCGCTCCAAGATCATGCGCCAGCGAGCGGATATACCCACCCGCGGAAACCTCCGCGACAAAGCGCGCCGTGTCGCCTTCCAGCGATGTCAGCTCAAAGCGATGCACGTGGATCTTCGCCGGCTTCACCGGAACCTCTTTGCCCTGCCGCGCCAGCTTATGCGCAGGCACACCGTTGATCTTCTTGGCGGAAAACGCCGGCGGCGTCTGCTCAATCTCACCATGGAAGCCCCTAGCCAGCACACGCAGTTCGTCCAGAGTCTGCGTCAGCGGCTTTGGCTCACCAGCAGCTTCACCCTCGGCATCATAGGTATCCGTCGCAAAGCCAAACCTGATCGCGCCGGTATATCCCTTCTCCGCGCTTGAGAAAAACTGCGCCAGCCGCGTCCACTTCCCCAGCAACAGCGGCAAAACTCCCGTCGCCATCGGGTCCAGCGTTCCCAGGTGCCCGATTGATTTTTCACCCGTCGCGCGGCGAACCCGGTTCACAACATCGTGCGAGGTCATCCCCGCCGGCTTATCCAGTACTAACAATCCGTTCACGACTTACTCTGTCTCACCAGGGAAAGAAACTCGTTGCGTGTCTGCTGCTGTTCCTTGAAGACGCCCAGCATGGCCGAGGTCACCGTTGACGAATTCTGCTTCTCCACACCGCGCATCATCATGCACAGGTGCGATGCCTCCATGATGACGGCCACTCCCTGCGGGTCAATCGCATCCACAATCGCATGCGCAATCTGCTGCGTCAGCCGCTCCTGCACCTGCAGCCGCCGCGCAAATACATCCACCAGCCGCGGCATCTTGCTCAGGCCAATCACCTTGCCATTGGGAATATACGCAATATGCGCCTTGCCGAAAAACGGCAGCAGATGGTGCTCGCACAGCGAATAAAACTCGATGTCCTTGACGATGACCATCTCGTCATACTCCACATCGAACAGCGCCCCGCGCAGAATCTCCGTCGGGTCCTGCTTGTATCCCTTTGTCAAAAAGGCCATGGACTTCTCCATGCGCTCCGGCGTCTTCAGCAGCCCGTCGCGCGTGGGGTCTTCGTCATAGCGGATCAACAGCTCGCGGTAGATATCTTCCGTCGATGCCTCGCTCAGCGGCTTGTCCGTCAATGTGCTCATTCGTAACTCCTCGGCATCTTCTGCCACTTCGCCTTTTTGTTTGTCATTCCGCGGCGAAGCAGAGGAATCTGCTTTCTCTTATTCGCCCGCGTACTCAAATGCGTTGTTCGGCGTCTCTTCAATGCGGATCTTTTCCACCTTCGCGGCGGTAAAATCCTTCAAAATCTCCCACAGCACAATCGCCAGGTTCTCGGTCGACGGCACCAGTGTGGCAAACTCCGGCAGCGTGTTCAGGTTCATGTGGTCAAACTTCGCAACGATCCTCTGCTGCACAAACGTATCCACATCCACCAGGTTGCAGACCATGCCGCTCACTGCATCCACCTGCCCGCTCACCAGCACCTCCAGCCAGTAGTTATGCCCATGGCCAAAGGGGTTGTTGCACTTGCCAAACACCTCGCGGTTCTGCTGCTCGCTGAACGCATCCACATGCAGACGATGCGATGCCGAAAACCGGTACCTGCGCCCAAGGTAAGCTTTCATGCTTCCCCCAGGTAATCGGCAAACAGGTCTTCCATCTCGTACACGCGCACCTTCACCAGCTTCGCTCCGGGAATCTTTCCCTCAAGCCGCCGCCATATGGCAATCGCAATGTTCTCGCTGGTCGGCTGCATCGTTCTGAACTCGGGAATCTCATGGTTCAGGTGGCGATGGTCATACACCCCCACCACCTCGCGCTCCATGATCTCCTTCAGCTCCTTCAGGTCCACGACGAAGCCGGTCACCGGATCCACACCACCGGTCACCGTGACCTCCAGCGTGTAGTTGTGCCCATGGCCATTGCGGTTGGAGCACTTCCCAAACGCGCGCTCATTCTCCTCAGGCGTCCACGTGTCCACCCAGTAGAAGTGCGACGCAGAAAACTCGGCTTTGCGGGTTAGCTGAACCATCCCTCTAGTTTAGATGAGCCACCAGCCAAACCGCTTCACCTCATCAACATCCGAGCTATCCTGAGTGATCTGCCACAATTTGGGTGCCCACATCTGGTGAAGCCAGATGTGGGAATCGTACCTACTCCCACTCCATCTTTCTCTGACTCTCAATCTTCGCCGCATCAAGCTCAATACCGAACCCGGGGCCCGTCGGCAGCTCGAGATGCGCTCTCTTCGGAAACAGCGGATTCTTCTCAAACATGTAGAAATGCGCCATCTTGTTGACTAAGTACTCGCCCAGCGGAAACGTCATCGGCGGCTGGCTTGCAATCACATGCAGCGCCGCAT
Protein-coding regions in this window:
- the folE gene encoding GTP cyclohydrolase I FolE, producing MSTLTDKPLSEASTEDIYRELLIRYDEDPTRDGLLKTPERMEKSMAFLTKGYKQDPTEILRGALFDVEYDEMVIVKDIEFYSLCEHHLLPFFGKAHIAYIPNGKVIGLSKMPRLVDVFARRLQVQERLTQQIAHAIVDAIDPQGVAVIMEASHLCMMMRGVEKQNSSTVTSAMLGVFKEQQQTRNEFLSLVRQSKS
- a CDS encoding 6-carboxytetrahydropterin synthase, with amino-acid sequence MKAYLGRRYRFSASHRLHVDAFSEQQNREVFGKCNNPFGHGHNYWLEVLVSGQVDAVSGMVCNLVDVDTFVQQRIVAKFDHMNLNTLPEFATLVPSTENLAIVLWEILKDFTAAKVEKIRIEETPNNAFEYAGE
- a CDS encoding 6-pyruvoyl trahydropterin synthase family protein; translation: MVQLTRKAEFSASHFYWVDTWTPEENERAFGKCSNRNGHGHNYTLEVTVTGGVDPVTGFVVDLKELKEIMEREVVGVYDHRHLNHEIPEFRTMQPTSENIAIAIWRRLEGKIPGAKLVKVRVYEMEDLFADYLGEA
- a CDS encoding enolase C-terminal domain-like protein; the protein is MRPEAVPWHREHFYTRWDVERYLEAEAIDVVQADPEWCGGVSELVKIGTLAALHDVPVLPHGHCLHAALHVIASQPPMTFPLGEYLVNKMAHFYMFEKNPLFPKRAHLELPTGPGFGIELDAAKIESQRKMEWE